From a single Oceanobacillus kimchii X50 genomic region:
- a CDS encoding AI-2E family transporter — MGINDNKIGLFKRFFLNNRFVLFLTILLLIGLNILIFTNISFVFTPFVVLVKTVVLPLVLSAIAYYLLNPIVNYLEKKNIKRIYSIFGLFIIIIGLLTVLIVSVIPVLREQIMSLIENLPPFINDIEDMVESLVGSQVINQSQILSSLDISSFVTQISEKSLDLVDTAFSNIGGVIGAVTEIVLAIVTLPFILFYLLKDGDKLPGYFLKFLPVSLRDQTYTVLKEMNTQISAYIRGQIIVAFCIGLLMYIGFTIIQLDYAPVLALIAAFTNVVPYLGPAIAITPALIVALVTSPFMLFKLIAVWTVVQLIEGKFISPQIMGRNLRVHPITIIFIILTAGNLFGVVGILLAVPGYAILKVIITHLFEFFKRRSNLYNEDNMSQESKQ, encoded by the coding sequence TTGGGAATTAATGATAACAAAATAGGATTATTTAAACGTTTTTTTCTTAACAATCGCTTTGTGTTATTTCTCACAATTCTATTGTTAATTGGTTTAAACATACTTATCTTCACAAATATTTCTTTTGTATTTACACCTTTTGTTGTGCTTGTGAAAACAGTAGTTTTGCCTTTAGTATTATCAGCAATAGCTTACTATCTATTAAATCCAATTGTAAATTATTTAGAGAAAAAAAATATAAAACGGATCTACTCGATATTTGGTTTGTTTATTATAATTATTGGCCTTCTGACAGTTCTAATTGTTTCAGTTATTCCGGTTCTACGCGAACAAATAATGAGTTTAATTGAAAATTTACCTCCTTTTATTAATGATATTGAAGATATGGTAGAGAGTTTAGTAGGAAGTCAAGTGATAAATCAGTCTCAAATATTGAGTAGTTTAGATATTTCTAGTTTTGTTACACAGATATCTGAGAAGTCATTAGACTTGGTAGACACTGCCTTTAGTAATATTGGTGGTGTGATAGGAGCGGTTACAGAAATTGTCCTTGCAATTGTAACGTTACCTTTTATTTTGTTTTATTTATTAAAAGATGGAGATAAACTACCAGGATATTTCCTTAAGTTTTTACCAGTATCATTACGTGATCAAACATATACAGTGCTTAAAGAGATGAATACACAAATTAGTGCATATATTAGAGGACAGATTATCGTTGCTTTTTGTATCGGCCTTTTAATGTATATAGGTTTTACTATTATTCAATTGGATTATGCTCCAGTACTAGCATTAATTGCTGCATTTACAAATGTAGTGCCTTATTTAGGACCAGCGATTGCTATAACTCCTGCATTAATCGTTGCTCTGGTAACTTCCCCTTTTATGTTGTTCAAATTAATTGCGGTATGGACAGTAGTACAGCTGATAGAAGGAAAGTTTATTTCTCCGCAAATTATGGGAAGAAATCTACGTGTTCATCCCATTACAATTATCTTTATCATTTTAACTGCTGGTAACCTATTTGGAGTAGTTGGTATCTTGTTAGCAGTACCAGGCTATGCTATATTAAAGGTTATTATTACGCATCTATTTGAATTCTTTAAACGAAGAAGTAACTTATACAATGAGGATAATATGTCTCAGGAATCAAAACAATAA
- a CDS encoding GntR family transcriptional regulator, producing MKVIISNSSKEPIYEQITNQIKSLILSGELQEGAALPSIRQLAKDLKISVITTKRAYEELEKDEFIYSIVGKGSFVAEQNLEVIREKKLKVIEEQLNAVITNSKEIGLSLEDLQQLLDILYEE from the coding sequence ATGAAAGTAATAATTTCAAACAGCTCAAAAGAGCCTATTTATGAACAAATCACGAATCAAATTAAATCGTTAATCTTATCAGGTGAATTGCAAGAGGGGGCTGCATTACCTTCTATACGCCAACTTGCAAAAGATTTGAAGATAAGTGTAATCACTACAAAACGTGCTTATGAAGAACTAGAAAAAGATGAATTTATTTATTCTATCGTCGGTAAAGGATCTTTTGTAGCGGAGCAAAATCTAGAGGTTATTCGTGAAAAAAAATTAAAAGTAATTGAAGAACAATTAAATGCTGTCATTACAAACAGTAAAGAGATTGGTCTATCATTAGAAGATTTACAACAATTATTAGACATTTTATATGAGGAGTGA
- a CDS encoding ABC transporter ATP-binding protein: MENVVEITNLSKELKGFSIRNMDLHIKKGFITGFIGANGAGKSTTIKLMMNLLRPDSGEVKVFGLDYAMHEKEIKERIGFVYDGNVFFEGLNLKDIKRIVAPAYKRWDDKIFHQYVKQFDLPLNKPIKNFSKGMQMKASLAIALSHHAELIIMDEPTSGLDPIFRRELLSILQDLMVDGNRTIFFSTHITSDLDRIADYISFIRNGEIVFTQTIHGVSESYALVKGGVELLDRDTEQYFEEIQRSSTGFEALTSDVDQVKQIFGDEVIIDPASLEDIMFYLKGGKQHV; this comes from the coding sequence TTGGAGAATGTGGTGGAGATAACGAATTTGTCGAAAGAATTGAAAGGTTTTTCTATTAGAAATATGGACTTACATATTAAAAAGGGATTTATTACTGGATTTATCGGTGCAAATGGGGCGGGAAAATCTACTACAATTAAATTGATGATGAATTTATTGCGACCTGACAGTGGAGAAGTGAAAGTGTTTGGTTTGGATTATGCGATGCATGAAAAAGAAATTAAAGAGCGTATTGGCTTTGTTTATGATGGAAATGTGTTTTTTGAAGGATTAAATCTAAAAGATATTAAGCGGATTGTTGCGCCAGCTTATAAGAGATGGGATGATAAAATCTTTCATCAATATGTGAAGCAATTTGATCTACCTCTAAACAAACCAATAAAGAATTTTTCCAAGGGGATGCAAATGAAGGCGTCTCTAGCTATAGCTTTATCCCATCATGCGGAACTCATTATTATGGATGAGCCTACATCTGGACTAGATCCAATTTTTCGTAGAGAGCTGTTATCTATATTACAAGATTTGATGGTAGATGGAAATCGTACTATTTTCTTTTCAACACATATCACATCTGATTTAGATAGAATAGCAGATTATATATCATTTATTCGGAATGGAGAAATTGTATTTACTCAAACAATTCATGGAGTCTCAGAAAGTTATGCATTAGTAAAGGGCGGGGTAGAACTTTTAGATAGAGATACGGAGCAGTACTTTGAAGAAATACAACGTTCATCTACAGGGTTTGAGGCATTAACGAGTGATGTTGATCAAGTAAAGCAAATTTTTGGAGATGAAGTTATTATTGATCCAGCTTCTCTTGAAGATATTATGTTTTATTTAAAAGGGGGTAAACAGCATGTTTAA
- a CDS encoding ABC-2 transporter permease — MFNLIKRDLILQKKLIILYMLISIGFIMLDKHHPAFIFLISSIFIPFNTHAYDEKTETNLLLNSLPYTRKQIIAARYIGAVVYMLLAMGWTSIGFIIFGKSFTLTDIVIGIGLFLTFVAFAYPLFYIFKPGYITIVIIISFLVLSALLPFISTLLSKHATFLMQLTEIMLYIFGAMFTILVYLLSWGISHWIYQRKAF, encoded by the coding sequence ATGTTTAATCTGATTAAAAGAGATTTAATCCTTCAGAAGAAGCTAATAATCTTATATATGCTTATCTCAATTGGTTTTATTATGTTAGATAAACATCATCCTGCATTTATATTTTTAATTTCTAGTATATTTATTCCATTTAATACACATGCCTACGATGAAAAAACGGAAACGAACTTACTTTTGAATTCTCTTCCATATACGCGTAAACAAATTATCGCGGCGAGATACATAGGTGCTGTTGTATATATGTTGTTAGCAATGGGATGGACGAGTATTGGTTTTATTATTTTTGGTAAATCCTTTACATTGACTGATATTGTTATAGGTATAGGCTTATTTCTTACTTTTGTTGCATTTGCATATCCATTATTTTATATCTTTAAACCAGGTTATATTACTATTGTCATTATTATTAGTTTTCTTGTCTTATCTGCTTTGTTACCATTTATTTCTACGCTTTTATCGAAACACGCAACATTTTTAATGCAACTAACCGAAATAATGCTATATATTTTTGGGGCAATGTTCACCATTCTTGTTTATCTACTATCGTGGGGTATTAGCCATTGGATTTACCAACGTAAGGCATTTTAG
- a CDS encoding TspO/MBR family protein, with amino-acid sequence MEKRTIQLISMYIAFFAMIAVNALANILPLNGYNTGEVSSMYTVYFTPASYTFSIWTVIYIGLLYWLIRISFHKQPVTATLMWIFISTCVFNALWIVFWHYLFDGIALIILGLHLVSVLILYAYQRQQRASYSMIIPISIYSGWLIIAFTTNIIYFSVATLEVTDSTQLLLAYLALTVIILISMAILFSVRDWIILLVFLWSMGGIAVKNFSDQWTLSFVTIILMIFLIIISFLYLKQWKKIKNAD; translated from the coding sequence ATGGAAAAACGAACGATACAACTTATATCTATGTACATAGCCTTCTTTGCTATGATTGCAGTCAATGCATTAGCAAATATCCTACCATTAAACGGGTATAATACAGGTGAAGTATCTAGCATGTATACCGTATATTTTACACCAGCAAGTTATACGTTTAGCATTTGGACAGTTATTTATATCGGGCTACTTTATTGGTTGATTAGAATTAGCTTTCATAAACAGCCAGTCACTGCTACATTAATGTGGATATTTATTTCAACATGTGTATTTAACGCACTTTGGATTGTATTTTGGCATTATTTATTTGATGGAATTGCACTGATTATCCTTGGCTTACATCTTGTTTCAGTATTAATATTGTATGCTTACCAACGCCAACAACGAGCAAGTTATTCAATGATAATTCCTATTTCCATTTATTCTGGCTGGTTAATTATTGCCTTTACAACCAACATAATTTACTTTAGTGTGGCAACGTTAGAAGTTACTGATTCTACACAATTATTACTTGCTTACCTCGCACTTACAGTAATTATCTTAATTAGTATGGCTATACTATTCTCTGTACGCGATTGGATTATATTACTTGTTTTCTTATGGTCAATGGGCGGTATTGCAGTTAAAAACTTTTCTGATCAATGGACACTAAGTTTTGTAACAATTATTTTAATGATTTTCTTAATTATAATTTCGTTTCTTTACCTAAAACAATGGAAAAAAATTAAAAATGCTGATTAA
- a CDS encoding AbrB family transcriptional regulator — translation MYRTMIVTFIVGLIGASVFSVIGLPMPWLLGPLFFVLITQLKAPISLTWHPFFRNTGLVIAGYVIGYAFTLEALQQMVHFFPLMIAINVLFFLLFLVISFVLSRLSQMDLGTAMTCCVPGGLQQVIVFAEEQKEMDVTLVTFYHVLRVLVIVSMVPFIVSIQGPNLPVETSHDEQYSLILLGLMIVAYFVGMLFKLIKVPTAYLLGPVFFVMSCNLLGWQVPVMPDSALHIAQLFIGIYIGLLLKRDSIKKMNKQWMYALLSCVILVSFALGISWFVKQRYFDFSTSFLSVVPGGLDQMGIIAASVQADVTVVTAFQLFRILFLSALVIPFVQYLVRKKRIRT, via the coding sequence ATGTATAGAACAATGATAGTAACGTTTATAGTTGGACTAATTGGAGCTTCTGTATTTTCAGTTATAGGTTTACCTATGCCGTGGTTATTAGGACCACTATTTTTTGTTTTAATCACTCAATTAAAGGCCCCGATTTCGTTAACATGGCATCCTTTCTTTAGAAATACAGGATTAGTTATAGCCGGTTATGTTATAGGATACGCATTTACATTGGAAGCATTACAACAAATGGTACATTTTTTTCCGCTAATGATAGCTATTAATGTATTATTTTTTCTATTATTTTTAGTTATTAGTTTTGTATTATCTCGATTATCACAGATGGATTTAGGTACTGCAATGACATGCTGTGTCCCAGGAGGATTACAACAAGTCATTGTATTTGCTGAAGAACAAAAAGAGATGGACGTAACACTAGTGACGTTTTATCATGTATTACGCGTGCTTGTTATTGTTTCAATGGTTCCATTTATTGTATCAATACAAGGACCAAACCTTCCGGTTGAAACTTCTCATGATGAGCAATATAGTTTAATACTATTGGGTTTAATGATCGTAGCATATTTTGTTGGTATGCTGTTTAAATTGATTAAGGTGCCTACAGCTTATTTATTGGGTCCAGTATTCTTTGTGATGTCATGTAACCTACTTGGATGGCAAGTGCCAGTAATGCCAGATTCGGCTCTACATATAGCTCAACTTTTTATTGGTATTTATATAGGATTATTGCTAAAACGAGATAGCATTAAAAAAATGAACAAACAATGGATGTATGCTCTACTGTCATGCGTCATATTAGTTAGCTTTGCGCTCGGTATCAGTTGGTTTGTAAAGCAAAGGTATTTTGATTTTTCTACAAGCTTTTTAAGTGTTGTTCCTGGAGGCTTAGATCAAATGGGTATTATTGCAGCTTCTGTACAAGCAGATGTCACGGTTGTTACTGCATTTCAATTATTCCGGATTTTATTTTTATCCGCACTTGTGATTCCTTTTGTGCAATATCTGGTGAGAAAAAAACGGATTAGAACATGA
- a CDS encoding DUF72 domain-containing protein, producing the protein MIYIGLTGWGDHETLYTADTKPQEKLQDYSSHFPVVELDASFYAIQPKRNIEKWIKETPEKFQFVVKAYQGMTGHQRGESPFESKQAMFEAFKESIIPFQKTGKLATVLFQFPPWFDCKKEHVQYIRYCKRQMGDIQVALEFRHQSWYSDSFREQTIAFMKDEGWMHSVADEPQAGKGSVPFVPITTHPDTTIIRLHGRNFHGWTRSGNENWREVRYLYDYNKEELLTVANEVTQLNQSNHDVIVLFNNNSGGHAANNAKQLQEILGIDYQGLAPKQLDLF; encoded by the coding sequence ATGATTTATATTGGTTTAACTGGTTGGGGAGATCATGAAACTCTGTACACAGCCGATACAAAGCCTCAAGAAAAATTACAGGATTATAGTAGTCACTTTCCAGTCGTGGAATTAGATGCTTCCTTCTATGCAATTCAACCGAAACGTAATATCGAAAAGTGGATAAAAGAAACCCCTGAGAAGTTTCAATTCGTAGTAAAGGCATACCAAGGAATGACTGGTCATCAGCGTGGGGAAAGTCCATTTGAATCTAAGCAAGCGATGTTTGAAGCGTTTAAAGAATCAATTATTCCTTTTCAAAAAACAGGTAAATTAGCAACAGTATTATTCCAATTTCCGCCTTGGTTTGATTGTAAAAAAGAACATGTACAATATATTAGATACTGTAAAAGACAGATGGGGGATATACAGGTTGCGCTAGAGTTTAGGCATCAATCATGGTATAGTGATTCCTTTCGTGAACAAACGATTGCTTTTATGAAGGACGAGGGATGGATGCATTCTGTTGCAGATGAACCTCAGGCTGGTAAAGGGTCAGTACCTTTTGTTCCTATCACTACACACCCTGATACAACAATTATTCGATTGCATGGACGGAATTTTCATGGATGGACAAGATCTGGGAATGAAAACTGGAGAGAAGTTCGTTATCTCTATGACTATAACAAAGAAGAATTATTAACAGTAGCGAATGAAGTGACTCAATTAAATCAGTCTAATCACGATGTTATCGTACTATTTAACAATAATTCTGGGGGACACGCTGCAAATAATGCAAAACAATTGCAAGAGATACTGGGGATAGATTATCAAGGTTTGGCTCCTAAACAATTAGACTTATTTTAA